From the Solanum pennellii chromosome 4, SPENNV200 genome, one window contains:
- the LOC107016785 gene encoding uncharacterized protein LOC107016785, which produces MIFLRHHLDEGLKIEYLTVKDPLELWTDLKGRYDNLKATVLPRARYEWMHLRITSQLKLCGETIKDEDTLEKTLTTFHASNVILQQQYREKGFQKYSELISCLLVAEQHNALLMKNHEARPTGAAPLPEANVVGARDQSEVKRDDHRGYNNVRGRDKDKRRYTNRQGGGHNKRENNMSSQNNPSKSNCRRCGMKDHWKNECRTHEHFIMLYQNSFKKKGNKSGYSSSNARAESHMTLKDDDKPGTSQKYDKDVEANLALKDDVFDGLGDITHMEVDDFFGDRN; this is translated from the exons CCTTCGTCATCATCTTGATGAGGGCCTGAAGATTGAATATCTAACGGTAAAAGATCCACTTGAATTGTGGACTGATTTAAAGGGGAGATATGACAATCTAAAGGCAACAGTGTTGCCAAGAGCTCGTTATGAGTGGATGCATTTACG GATAACCTCCCAGTTGAAATTATGTGGGGAGACTATAAAAGATGAGGACACGTTGGAAAAGACACTTACTACTTTCCATGCCTCAAATGTGATATTGCAGCAGCAATATCGTGAAAAGGGTTTTCAGAAATATTCTGAACTAATCTCATGTCTTTTGGTGGCTGAGCAACATAATgctcttttaatgaaaaatcatgaagctCGTCCCACTGGAGCTGCTCCATTACCAGAGGCAAATGTGGTGGGAGCACGTGATCAATCTGAAGTAAAAAGAGATGATCATAGGGGCTATAATAATGTACGGGGACGTGACAAAGATAAAAGACGATACACTAATCGTCAAGGTGGTGGTCATAATAAAAGGGAGAATAATATGAGTTCTCAAAATAACCCCTCAAAAAGTAATTGTCGTCGTTGTGGCATGAAAGACCATTGGAAGAATGAATGTCGCACACATGAGCATTTTATAATGCTCTATCAAAATTCCtttaaaaagaaaggaaataaaagtggtTATTCCTCTTCCAATGCTCGAGCTGAGTCACATATGACTCTTAAAGATGATGATAAGCCGGGAACATCTCAGAAATATGATAAGGATGTTGAAGCAAATTTGGCTTTAAAGGATGATGTTTTTGATGGCCTTGGTGATATTACTCATATGGAAGTTGATGACTTCTTTGGAGATCGAAACTAA